A stretch of DNA from Polyodon spathula isolate WHYD16114869_AA chromosome 4, ASM1765450v1, whole genome shotgun sequence:
ccaccttgaatcttgtttaaagtatgcaaaaaaaaaaaaacactcaggatattctgtagccatgtggcaaaaagttttgtggtctgacgaaactaaaatggaactttttggcctaaatgctaaGCGTTTTGTTGggcacaaatccaacacagcacatcacccaaagaacaccactcctactgtgaagcatggtggtggcagcatcatgttatggggatgtttctcatctgcagggactggggcacttgtcaggatggaACTGGGACgcaagttcacctttcagcatgacaacgacccaaagcacacagccaaagctacactggagtggctaaggaacaaaaagataaatgtcattgagtggcccagtcagagccctgaccgaaatccaatcaaaaatttgtgacatgacttgaagattgctgtccattaatactccccaaagaacttgacagagcttgaacagttttgtaaagaagaattgccaaatattgccaaatctaggtgtgcaaagttggtagagactcacagctgtaattgctgccttaGATGCTTCCACCAGGTATTAACTTGGGGGCAGAGACTTCTTCAATTATGatcattcagttttgtatttttaatatataagtttttttatcaataaaaacttgtttccccttaacagtgtggagtatggtgtatagataagtggggaaaaaaatcattatttaaatgcatgaaactctgaggcactgacacaacaaatgtgaataaagttcaagggggtgtagactttctataggcactgtaacagttttgatgtattttttcattgaatttaattTTGTGATGTGAAACGTTTTGAGATGTCTTACGTGAAAAGCGCTATGtaaaaattaattcatttattgtTGCTGGAACACTAAGTTATGATTCATGAATATGTCAAGTTCACTATCTGACTCGGGAGTGCTTGGTATTTcaaaaagttataaataaatgcatacatcgTATATGAATAATGCATCAAGAATTTAATAATGAGACTATCAGTGGGCTCAATACAATTAACTTTCTTACtcttgagatgtttttttttttttccttatcttTGCAGAAATCGAGGGCCCAACAGCAAATGACAACACTATAAATACATCTGTGTACAGGGACCAACATTCCCTACACTATCGACTTATGCCGCCACTGGCCATGTCACACATGAGAAGCCATTTGACCCAAGGAATACTGTTGATTCCCAGGACAGCATGAAAGCCAAAAATAATGCATTTCGAAACAAAGCTGTAGAACAAGTTTCAGTTCACAGTATCTGCAATATATATGCCTGACCACATGGTGGTGCCAAACCAAAATtaaagaggattttttttaatgtatgcagtCTGTTTATGTACTACAAGAGTAGATGAGGAACAATCATAACACAAAACTAacctaaaaagaaacatttaatagcTGGTGAATGTatgataacaacaacaaaaatgtaatcttaacaaatgtgcaagtactgtataACAACAGCAGAGGATAAGAATGTTACTAATCTAAACTAATTGTGTGTTTTCCCCCCTTCAAGGTCCATACCATATTAAACTAAGCAGAGCGCTTCATAAAATAGCAAAATCTCAACAGAAAATAGGTGAAAAAATGAACAGGTTTCACCTTCCCAGCTGTGATAGACATGGACAGGTACGCAAATTTAAAAGTCTGTATTCTTTAAAGTGACAAATTTAGGCTCAAATCATCCATATGAAGTattcacttttattatttatcaaaCGTATGTAGATACGTTTCTTGAGTAAAACAGTAGACAATATCAGCTTGAACTTGAAAGTTGtaaaaatattctatttaaaaaccAATAAACTGACCAATGCCTCCTTAAATATCATACATTGTTATCTTATGTGAAATGCACAGTGTAGGCAGGAAGGGTTTGTTGTGAAGGGTTCCCTTGGGGCAGCCAAGGAACAGTCTGAATACTGTCAGGAGGCAGGTGGATGGCAGTAAAAGAAAGGGTAGTGTCAGCAACCTATACGTTGGGAATGCAAAACAGATATGCTGTGCATGAGTGTTTCCTCCAGAAGTGGGGAGACCTTCAGGACAGTAGAGTCATTATGCACTTAAAATCCAGTTCTGTTAAACTGGAAATACAATTCCATAGTAAAAATGCATTGTACTTTCCCAGGATTTTGTCTTTGTCTTAAGTGTGAGACGTCCCTGGAAGTGCTGTTGTGTCTACCCTTGGAATGGAAAGAGTATCCCAGGAGGTTAGAGGAGACCCGGAGTGCCGGGATTACCTGGCTTTGGAAGAACAAGATCAAATTTGCTAATCTTAggggtttttttaatttttttttttttttttttttttttttttttatgtaagctCACCATTTCTCAATCCCCCATGGTTTTATGCATTCATTTGTGTGCTGCTTTATTTAATTTCCTTCAGGATAGGTGCCAAAAGGACAGAATCTTATTATTCTGTATCACACACACATCCAttatgtttagaattcacatcccagacctgtatttaatgtaataagcctgtatttaatgtatttgtattgtctttactgtttgtatttaatgtactgtgcactgtatttcactgtttttaatgtattatgcattgttcatCACTATCTTATAaggcgctttgtgatggtggtccactatgaaaggcgctatataaaagaaagattgattgatttgtgcAGTAAACTAACAACTAAGTGATTTATTCAGGGATTTAGTGGACAGGTCTGTAGATGTTATAAATTCTTATTACTGTTTCTTTTCTGTGCATTCTATTAGGGCTGTGCACATTAATtccattgttttgcttttagttaTTAATTAAAAGgaatacatacatgttaattagACAAAACAAAGTGTTACCTTTTTGTTTGCCACCTGTCTACACAattattgagtaccaatcaatatatatcaatatatatatatatatatatatatatatatatatatatatatatatatatatatatatatagctgaagTTATTGCCACTGATTAGTACTCAGTTGCATAGATGAGGACTAGCATGATAAGTAAGGCAGCTTTTCTTGTGAAATTAATACAGGTTTTAAaaggtttggtttgttttatttagtaccTGCCatcaaaaacatgttaaaggaaTTACTGTGAAAATGTGAGCACTTTttatattcattacatttaaataatgtttgacctatttgtattttttcaagtTTTCCTTAGTTTTAAACCACCATTGAGCAGTGTGATTTGTAACCAGCAGATTGTGCCGCAATGTCAGCAATAGAATGATTGTGGTGAGAGCATCCCACGATTGGGTTTGTAATGATGCATATTACGTGATAAATCTGCAGTAATGTAAAATGCTCTAGTAATAGTACTAACCCTAGTGTTAAAATAAGGGTAGAAAAACTGCTTTGATAGGGCTGAACTGGGAAAAAGGGTTGTGCTCTTTTTATccttgtttaagaaaaaaatgtataccatATTAGCCACTTAATGTGATATCTACAGAATAATATTTAATACCGGAGAAATTCATACAAGTTTCCAAGACCTGCCAAGTTGGGATTGTGAATGAAACAAGTGTCTGGATTAGCACCTTGTTTAATTTGTCCGTATATCTTTATATCAATGATccttttttccatttctttttttcaaatctgtttttgtgttttttttttcttacaatgcATGCATTTGCATTCTTACAACTTCCTGCAAATTTAACATACCATAACACTCTAATAATTTACTGTAGTAGCCCAACAGTTTCTTCCACTCCTAAAAAATAGTTCATGTTTACAATGgtgcatttaaatagtgtttattaaaaaaaaaacaaaaaaaaaacacacaaaaaaaacaacataattatcataaatacatacaacagtCTAACAAAACTGAATTTCCTTTCTTGAAGACAAAAATagctatgtgattttttttaaatttttttttattttaacataaaagtTCTAACAAGAACAcaatttgtaattgtattattattatatagatattatatatatatatatattatatatatatatatatatatattatgggcaCTTACCCGTGAAGGCAGATTCCCGTCAGACTTGTAGAAAAATTagcttaaaattaaaaatttttacgagcttaaaatatatatttatatgtaatataatataatataaatctttACATTTAAAGACAGTCTTTCAGGATCCAATTGGTCACAGGCAGTTCTTTTAAAAAAGTCAGTGGAAATTGCCTGATCCCTTTCTGAAGTGTCCTTTTTTCTCTAAGGAACAATAGTGCAGATATGTTTTCTAGTATTATTGGGAATTTAAAGCTCCCTATACACAATATAGAAAGCTGAAAGAAATAAATGGCAGGGCCTAGCTGCAGTTTCCAGTCTTCAGAAACCTCCTGCATTCCCCACCAAAGCCAGGTGGCAGTATTCACAGCTCTCGCTTGGCAAGGCAACCCTTGCAGGCAGCCCTCCAAAGGTCTCAGATGAGTCAGTCTGACGCACATACTTAGAGAGTCCTTAGGAGCTGCATGTTCTCCTTCACTTGTTCTCCAAATTATAACAGTGTGCCTCCCCTTTTCCTTTTCCATCATAGCCAGGCAATGTGTGGCCATATTTGTCCACACACCAGCAGTAGCCTCTTTTCCTGCCTTTGGATGGACGGCACTGTGAACAAAAAGTTATGATCATGAATTGAGAATCATTATACCAGCAGCTAATGATTATGTAACAGGTGAGCAAACAACATTTAGAACttagaaatgttgaaaaaaatagcAGAACATATTAGCGTACAGTAGATAGTTGCATCAGACATTGGGAGGGATATTATTTTTGTTCTAGCAAAGTAATTTATTATGGCATATTAATTGGAAATGTCTTTCGTCAGGTTTAATGGCTTTCCATGAAACTGATGCTGTTCATTCTGACAGAGATCCTCACTACTTTACACAtatgtattgaattagctgaatGTATTAAAGATTGAGTGTAAGAAGTGAATCTCTGAAAgtcattgtagctaacaaataGCTTTCATAAATCCTACCTGCCATGCAATTATATGGGGTCAAGCATCTTAAGGGAAACAGCTAGTTTGTTACTAACTGGTAAGGTGGGCCTGAAAGGGTTGGGATAATTTCAAGGTAAAATGACCATGAAAGTGTAAGACTATCAGAAAGCAACCTGCAAAgatttaataataacacaactgtcTGGGCATCATCACCAGTTAGTCCCAAGCTCTGGTATCTTAGTACCAATTGTAAATAGGCATGGAGCCTGTGCTAGAAGAGAGATGACTTTATCAGAGCCCTGTGTACTGTAGATATACTAATCATCCAGTAGTGGCATCTTTTTCATTCGATAACACTAACAAAGTCATATTTGTGAATTTTTAGATAAATACACTTCCTGCGAAATAAATaggcacattttcacattttacagtaaaatatttttaataagacaACATTAAGGCACCTTTTCAGCACTGGAAAAAGTTTTAATGCATCCATTACATGAAAACATTTTCGATACCTgcagtactaaaaagaaacttaaactTAACTTTATATCCCAGTGCATTTAAAGTCAGGAAACATTCTTGTGCTTGGAATACAGCATTAGATACATGTTAAGATGCTTACAGtcatgtattgttttgcaaacaagGTAAATATACTAGTGCTTCACTAGTACAGAAGTAAAGGCTGATGAGATCATTTACCTAAGGCAGAATAAATAACTGAGTGGCAAGGAAGAGATCTATGCTACATGAGCAACTGGATTTCATTAATTAGTGGcctttcaaaaaaacatttttttggtttatttctttACACTCCACCTAAGCAACTTTGCTCAAGTCTACAaacttttttgcagttttaattgCTTTGGATGTTTGCAGTGGAAATTTAAACTGTGCACAGCATGTGCTCATTGTGACCTGGTGGGTGGGCAAATTCCAACTCTGAAACATAAATATTTCAGTAGATTGGGAAAAGCAAGTATCGTTCTCAACCTCTCCTACTCAAGCATTTGCATTGGTGGTTCATTACAGGAAAGAATCTGAGTCACACTGCATTAAAATACCACATAACTAATAACTACTGGATTCCTTGACATTAAATTTTTGTAATGGAAAATAGGTTTGTGTCAAGCTGAAGGAAAGTGTTTCATTAGCAAGAATAACGCCTTAATAATACCAATCTGTGTATATGTTTCCTTACCTGCTTTTTCTTGTAGAAGCCTTTTTTGTCGCAGTTTGGAATGCGGACACCTCTTGGACTCAAGATGTTCAGAATTTTTAGGTTGTTTAGTATGGTTTCCATTTCTATGCGACATGGCCCCTGCAAAATATAATATTGACATTCATAAGTAAACCACTCTGACATTTACTtgtgaagtaaaataataaagtgttttttttttttttttaataacgttctggtaatttaacaaaacaaaaacatggattaAAGAAACAAAGACGTACGAGTGACCGAAAACATtgtcttatttaaaaatgcacacctACAGAATATATTAGAAAGAtgagtcatttaaaaaacaataactcatttaaaaaacagcctCAGTCATTACTAGTTTATGCATGTATAGATTTATATAGCAGTATGGTACTGAAATCACAGGGATTCATCCATACATTATATCACTTCTTGTTTTTATCTCAAGGAAAGTGGTTAATGCAGATAATTTGGTTCCCACAGCTGGCTCCAATGATCTCCCTaccatatatatacacaaattctACCTGCTAGTCATATATTACATGTGCAAAAGTGCTATAGCCACAGACAAGAGTACAGCATCAGGCAGTGTTTTTAATGGATGTTGTTACAGGATTCGCTGATGATTTTAAGCCTACCACCTGAACATGGGTCAAATCAGATTCCCCTGTGGGTAAAAAAAGCAATGTGAAGGAATTAAGATCCTTAACAAGTATCACAGATTAGAATGTGAAAATTAGACTGGGGGCATGGCCAAATCTGATCAGCCAATCGGATGTATACTTCATTGACGCACCTGCATTAGTTAGATGGGAAGTGCTTCTGGCATACTTGACAGAGCTTGTGCTACAGATCAAATTTGTGACAGGCCATTGCAGGAATTAACACAAGTGTTTAGGTCATTCCAAAGGCCCATCGCTGATAATTTCTGTACGGCAGTGATTTATTAACTTTGCATCACGACGCAAAGGGTTTTACACTTAAACCAACCGATcaataaacatgttttctttgcaacccttacattaaaatgtaacttAGAAATCCATGTAATTGGCTGCTGATACCTAAGAATGCCTATTGGGTGACATATTTACTACAGTGTAAACCATCTTCTGCAAAGTTGTATCTTTCCTCTTCAAAACATATGCGGATCTCAACCTTCCAGAGGAAGTCAACTCATGGTGAGGGTGAATGTGAAATTAGAGACGTTTTAACAGGACGTGTTCTAAAATACACAACCAGGATATCACATGTTAAGTACAAGCATAAGCAACATGTTTAATAACTAACCCCACTACTCCactgagttttattttttcaatatttcactgGGAATGTCTCTGGTTCGATATTCTCAAAATCATATTAATCTGTCATCACTAGTTAATGAACTATACTTTCCTACCAAACTTGATTCACAAAGTTACCTATGTTGTCTATAACAGGAGACATGTTTTACTTACCCTGTGACAATGTGCTAGACCAAGAAAATGTAGCTAGAGCCATTGTGTTCTTTTGCATATAGGTTTGTAAtgtcctgttttattattattttagccagAACAGACAAATTAAGATTCCAATGGAACCCTGCTTAAACCTTATTTGGTTTCTGGGAGTCACCTGGATGGAACTTACATAAGCACTTACAGCAAGCTTGTGCCAAAAAACACAACTAGCTCCCAGACATCTATACACAGTAACATGCACGAGCACATCAGGCTAGGCCCCTTACATATTCTTGCTTATTGATTTGTATTAAATCATTGTAAATTTGTAACTGAGGTCTAGCATGGGTTTTCTATTTAATACATCCAGTTTCCTTtcaaaatatatcaaaagaaTGCATTGCTACTTAGGACAAGTGGCTGTTTATTCAAGATgcctatatataattttttttttattttttcttcatgaaAACAAACTAATTGTACTTACATATTCTGTTTCCTGTTTGGATTCTGAAGAAAAGTTATGCGTGTCCATATGTGTGATTGGTTCTGATGGATTTTCCACTTTCCAcctttggttttttttggtcaGATCTTTCCTGATTAAGTCTATTTTGGTGGGATGGGCAAGTGCTTTTGATTCTGTCAACCTGTGTGTGCTGTGGACACCTTGGAGGTCTGTGCTACTGGTATTCCTCTCTTCTGAATCACTAGCATTCCCTGTTGAGTAAACAAAAGTAACACTGTTAGTGCAATTTATGAATCATTTCCAAACCAGTAATGATGGACTAAATCTAGCcacaactgtatttaaattgtgtatatatattagaaaaaaacaagcaaaatcacGATTTGACAAATGTATTTCATAACATTAAAAAGTTTCAAAACTAAGAAAAGTTACAAGTGTGTTTCAACATTTACATGTTGCAGTTATTATTTCCCACCAGCAGCTGTCAgccttttaaaagtaaaaccatGTCCCTGCAAGACTCTGAAATCTGTTAGCAAAGTCATCAAtgcaaaaaatgtcaaaaatTTATTTCGGTCTCATAAACGTTTTCAGCGTTTTAATGATCACTCCTTTGGCATAATTAAGCTTGGTATTGGTAAGGCCTTAATCTCCAGTTAAACATGCCTGTGTGAACTGCAGTACAATGTCAGTTTACATTTGAGATATAAAACATGCAGTACATACAGTGCTGTGTAAGTGTACTTTTAGTAGGTTgctacaaatacagtatacataattTGACAATAGTTGTGATTCTTAAAACGTTGTTTTCAcataatttccatttttatataatGCCGTAAGCAGgctaacgtgtgtgtgtgtgcaccagaTCTAGAAAGGGGAACGCAAATCTTTGGCTAATGATATTAACAACGAGCGTCAGTTTAAAAATACCCCCAACTTCCataaaaagtaaaacagtaaAGAAGTATTCTGAAATATCGTGCCGGATATGACATATAAACGTAAGCTACTGACATTTTATAAGGTTAACTGCCGTGTATGTTATTATATACACACTGGAGAACATCAGTGCAGGAAACACGCTTAACTTTGATATGTCTAAGTCTATTTGATTTGTATTGAAACGCAAAATGACAACATGCAAAGGTGGCAGTATGCTGTACTGTTAAATAACGAACCAACAAACTACATGTGATACCTGTGTCTCAGTGCAACAGGGAGAAATGCTCCACACAGTGTGCAACATGGGGACAGTTACAATTACAGTTCAACAAATGAGAACCAAGTGTCAACTACTTACAATGCCACCATCGTATATACACTCACATATTCAGAATGAAAAACATACATACCGATATGTGGTTAGTTCCAATATGCATTAGTTTATTAATTCAGAACAAAGTTGTAAACAACCAATTGCACCTATGTGTGGTATGCCTGTTTTACATGTGTTACAGTAAAAACGTCAAATCCTGTGTTTTGGCACATGTATGCCAATCTAATATCGGGTTAAGGCTGAAATTCATACAATGCATGACATGACTCCTATGAGTTTcgtttgtttaaaattaaaataagcagTACATTCATCATTGTATCCTTACCTGAACTGTGAGTCTCCATCAACATGTCACGGAGTTTACTTGACGTTTCGCTGGAGCATACCCCTCTGCCCTCCAGCAGAGCTTGCAGGATTTTTGTCTCACCCGGTTGGTGTTGACAAGTCAGCCGGGAGCCGCATCTTTCTGTGTAAACCCCGCAAGGCTTACCCTCGGTAAGTGCGCACGTCAAGCAACAACCACAACCTGGCTCCCGGACCTTCTCGGCACACTCAGTCGGCAGAGGCTTACACTGCTGTAGCTCAAGGGCATCGCACGGTTCGCACCGGACCACCGGCCCCACAGCCTCCGCCAACCGGCTTAGCAGTGCCAGCACTGCCGCCAGACAAAACACACAAAGCCGAGACACCATGATGACAAACTGTACTTTTGAATCTCAAAAGCAAGGCTGGGCTAGTTATCACAAAAAGCTCTTAGAAGCATTCACCGAAGACTTGACTTTCTCCATCTGTTCTTTCTTTTGCAAGAAGTTCACAATATatacagccagaaaaaaaaagactgaagacACACCCCTCAGCATGAATAATGTAAACTTACTTCACCGTGGAGTTAGGGATCATTTGCATCTTccaatattttttaatctgtgcaaatagggaaagtgacatttttataaGAGGTTTGTATGACTAGATGTACAAAATACATGTGCCTTATTCCTATAACATGTGCAACATGTGTGTTAGCTTATTAAAATACGCACAAATTCTGCATACAAATATGAAAGTGACGTGTTGAACATGTATTATGGCCATTTCAAATAATGTCACACCAGTAAGTAACTTCAACTCTACAGTTCATTAACAAAACGCGTTCTCTATGACGGGTTTGAgactataaataattaaattaaaggaTACATCTCAGGACACGGAACAATATTACGTGTAAGATAGAAGTTAGAAATTACAAATGAACCCTTTAGATCTGTCAgctaaaattcaaataaaaggtAATACTAGTGCACTTAAGGATAACGAATTAGATACACATGacacaataaataatactaaaaacGATGAAATGGTCCAATAAGACATTTATATTACTTGTCGCCAAAGCAATTCTGTGGTAGATGTTTCTCGTATGATTAGCATTGAAAACTTAAATGAAACATTATAAGTAAGCCTGTCTCTACAAAATGAGGCAAtggaaaatccattttaaaatgctttgggATACaacaaaaagttacaaaaataatacttAGACAGTACATTGActaaatatcaaaaataaatattaaactaatAATGCCATAACATATTCTCTCCATATGTAGGCATAATATCTAattaacacaacaaaaaatattgtgggtgatttattttattttattttatttttttgtataaaaatgtccGAGAGGTGTCGCCATAACCCATGAATAAgacaatttaaacacaattaaCTGGTTTATTATGCATGTTCCGGGACCATGCACAATGGCTGGAGCAGGTCAATCTATAGAGGAACatgaatacaaaattaaacagaGTTGGTCGCGGTGGAGTTTAAGGTGTGTTAGTCGGAGTGAGTGAGAGGGGAGGAGGAATTGATACCCTGACAGTGGCTGACTCATTCACACGAATAGCAGTGCAACTACT
This window harbors:
- the LOC121314512 gene encoding insulin-like growth factor-binding protein 3 — encoded protein: MVSRLCVFCLAAVLALLSRLAEAVGPVVRCEPCDALELQQCKPLPTECAEKVREPGCGCCLTCALTEGKPCGVYTERCGSRLTCQHQPGETKILQALLEGRGVCSSETSSKLRDMLMETHSSGNASDSEERNTSSTDLQGVHSTHRLTESKALAHPTKIDLIRKDLTKKNQRWKVENPSEPITHMDTHNFSSESKQETEYGPCRIEMETILNNLKILNILSPRGVRIPNCDKKGFYKKKQCRPSKGRKRGYCWCVDKYGHTLPGYDGKGKGEAHCYNLENK